The following proteins are co-located in the Candidatus Paracaedibacter acanthamoebae genome:
- the serS gene encoding serine--tRNA ligase, translated as MLDLKLIRTNPEILDASLKRRGKNPIAQQIVSMDESYRAALTELQELQTKRNQLAKSFGEAKRTGQDTTALAAEADQIKAAIAALESKSNDLNQVLLDELSGIPNLVADDTPEGLDETTNIELRRVGNTPSFDFEPKPHFDLGEALGKMDFEVAAKLAGSRFVVLYSELARLERALAAFMIDIHTQKYGYQEVYTPILVNEKTMYGTGQLPKFRDDQFQTTSGYWMIPTAEVALTNLVAETIQSEDQLPLRFTSYTPCFREEAGSAGRDTRGMIRQHQFGKVELVSITHPSESKTEHDRMTSAAEDVLQGLKLPYRVMALCAGDMGFAAQKTYDLEVWLPSQNIYREISSCSNCGDFQARRMNARFRPQASADNPKPGTEFVHTLNGSGLAIGRTIVAILENYQRHDGSIAIPTALIPYMGGVEVIAKK; from the coding sequence ATGCTCGATCTTAAACTGATACGCACAAATCCAGAAATCCTGGATGCTTCCTTGAAACGCCGTGGTAAAAATCCTATAGCCCAGCAAATTGTGTCCATGGATGAATCTTATCGCGCTGCACTGACCGAATTGCAAGAATTGCAGACTAAGCGTAATCAGTTGGCTAAATCTTTCGGCGAAGCAAAGCGAACTGGACAGGACACAACAGCTCTTGCAGCTGAGGCTGATCAAATCAAAGCTGCCATTGCGGCCTTAGAGTCAAAATCAAACGACCTTAATCAAGTTTTGCTTGATGAATTGTCAGGGATTCCGAACCTTGTAGCAGATGATACACCTGAAGGATTGGATGAGACGACAAATATTGAACTACGTCGAGTTGGTAATACTCCAAGCTTTGATTTTGAACCCAAGCCTCACTTTGATTTAGGCGAAGCTCTTGGCAAAATGGACTTTGAGGTTGCGGCTAAATTGGCGGGTTCGCGCTTTGTCGTGCTATATAGCGAATTGGCGCGACTAGAGCGAGCGTTAGCTGCTTTTATGATTGATATTCATACTCAAAAGTATGGCTATCAAGAAGTATACACGCCAATTCTTGTCAATGAAAAGACTATGTATGGCACTGGTCAGTTACCAAAATTCCGGGATGATCAGTTTCAGACTACGTCTGGTTACTGGATGATTCCAACGGCCGAGGTAGCCCTGACGAATCTAGTAGCAGAGACAATTCAATCGGAAGATCAGCTTCCCTTACGTTTCACCTCTTACACCCCCTGTTTTCGGGAAGAAGCGGGTTCTGCAGGCCGAGATACACGGGGAATGATTCGCCAGCATCAATTTGGTAAAGTAGAATTGGTCAGCATTACCCACCCAAGTGAATCAAAGACTGAACATGATCGCATGACATCGGCAGCCGAAGATGTCTTGCAAGGCCTTAAATTGCCTTATCGCGTTATGGCTTTGTGTGCTGGTGATATGGGCTTTGCAGCACAAAAGACTTATGATTTAGAGGTTTGGTTGCCGAGCCAAAATATCTATAGAGAAATTTCAAGCTGCTCAAATTGTGGCGATTTTCAAGCTAGAAGAATGAATGCTCGCTTCCGTCCGCAAGCATCAGCTGATAATCCAAAGCCAGGAACAGAATTTGTCCACACCTTAAATGGATCTGGCTTGGCTATTGGACGGACTATCGTTGCTATCCTTGAGAATTATCAACGTCATGACGGTAGCATTGCTATTCCGACGGCGTTAATACCTTATATGGGTGGCGTTGAAGTTATTGCAAAAAAATAA
- the surE gene encoding 5'/3'-nucleotidase SurE: MRILLSNDDGINAPGLKVLEAIARQLSNDIWIVAPELDQSGASHSLTLRDPLRLREVSDKTFALSGTPTDCVLFGINHLMKDQAPDLVLSGVNHGANLADDITYSGTVAAAMEASLLHVPSIAISLCVASGTPAIWTTAEHYLPGIISNLTRCAMDPYTLMNINVPNLPLDSIKGVQITQQGQRVYQDQLHECVDPRGKKYYWVGIVNHDGTGEPGTDLDAVSGGFISITPLSLNFTHEKSLKRLNQLFSKDKTDEAA; this comes from the coding sequence ATGCGTATTTTATTAAGTAATGATGACGGCATTAATGCTCCAGGACTCAAAGTTCTTGAGGCGATTGCCCGTCAATTATCCAATGATATTTGGATCGTCGCCCCAGAGTTAGATCAAAGTGGCGCCAGCCATTCGTTGACTTTGCGTGATCCTTTACGGCTCCGTGAAGTATCGGATAAGACGTTCGCTCTGTCAGGCACGCCAACAGATTGTGTTCTTTTTGGAATTAATCATTTAATGAAGGACCAAGCTCCTGACCTGGTTCTATCGGGTGTCAATCATGGCGCGAATCTCGCTGATGACATCACTTATTCTGGAACGGTGGCTGCCGCCATGGAAGCTTCCTTACTGCATGTGCCATCAATTGCCATCAGTTTGTGTGTTGCGTCAGGAACGCCTGCCATTTGGACCACAGCTGAACATTATTTGCCTGGTATTATTTCAAATCTTACCCGGTGTGCTATGGATCCTTATACTCTGATGAATATTAATGTTCCTAATTTGCCTCTTGACTCTATTAAAGGGGTCCAAATTACACAGCAGGGACAGCGGGTTTATCAAGATCAGTTGCATGAATGTGTTGACCCCCGAGGGAAAAAATACTATTGGGTTGGAATCGTGAATCACGATGGAACAGGGGAGCCCGGTACAGACTTAGATGCGGTTAGTGGTGGTTTTATTTCCATAACACCGTTGTCGCTTAACTTTACCCATGAAAAGTCACTAAAACGACTGAATCAACTATTTTCAAAGGATAAGACAGATGAAGCTGCGTAA
- a CDS encoding LysM peptidoglycan-binding domain-containing M23 family metallopeptidase: protein MKLRNFAIMVMAASVLAGCNIRRDAPADVEYDSYKSPYHVVRRGETIASIAKDYHIDKRELVRLNGMKPPYRISIGQKLLVGARQSAARDEFYSPATDEQQQGEVKVATLAPLPGTEEEGVASQQPFGATDYAQDMGHAEEIASAPEDESEMATADVETPAKAYKPLGQTPQSAAFYTWPVRGKIVKGFSTGKGGHTGINISAAKGTPVKAANNGVVSRTEQIPGYGKVVLVRHQDGVITVYAHLDQITVKRGDVVTAGQKIGTVGKTGNVKEPQLHFKINKGKTPVDPTKYLD, encoded by the coding sequence ATGAAGCTGCGTAATTTCGCAATCATGGTTATGGCTGCCAGTGTTCTTGCTGGCTGTAATATCCGTCGGGATGCTCCCGCTGATGTTGAATATGATTCTTATAAGAGTCCATATCACGTTGTGCGACGCGGGGAAACCATTGCCAGTATTGCAAAAGACTATCATATCGATAAACGGGAACTTGTTCGCCTTAATGGAATGAAGCCGCCGTATCGGATTTCAATCGGCCAAAAATTACTTGTGGGCGCTCGTCAGTCAGCGGCACGAGATGAATTCTACTCACCGGCAACCGATGAGCAGCAACAAGGTGAAGTAAAAGTGGCAACACTCGCCCCCTTGCCGGGAACGGAAGAAGAGGGTGTTGCAAGCCAACAACCCTTTGGTGCGACGGACTATGCGCAAGACATGGGGCATGCTGAAGAAATAGCCTCGGCTCCGGAAGACGAGTCAGAAATGGCTACAGCTGATGTTGAAACACCAGCAAAGGCGTACAAGCCGCTGGGACAGACTCCGCAATCCGCAGCCTTCTATACCTGGCCAGTTCGTGGCAAAATCGTCAAAGGATTTTCTACTGGTAAGGGCGGGCACACAGGAATCAATATTAGTGCTGCCAAGGGAACGCCAGTAAAGGCAGCTAATAATGGTGTGGTTAGCCGTACCGAGCAAATTCCAGGTTATGGTAAAGTTGTGTTAGTTCGTCACCAGGATGGTGTTATAACAGTCTATGCTCATCTTGATCAGATTACAGTCAAGCGGGGGGATGTGGTTACAGCCGGCCAAAAGATTGGAACAGTTGGAAAAACAGGTAATGTTAAGGAACCGCAACTCCACTTCAAAATCAATAAAGGCAAAACACCAGTTGATCCAACCAAATATCTGGATTAG
- the yajC gene encoding preprotein translocase subunit YajC yields MSPGGFDIMSFLPLLMIFVIFYFLLIRPQQRKMKEQQAMLGAVRRGDKVVTSGGLIGTVSKVNSDTEVLLEIAENVKVRVVKSMISEVLSKTEAVNSDEMKAVEPKATEKKASSKKTTKAKTVVKKD; encoded by the coding sequence ATGTCCCCAGGTGGTTTTGATATTATGTCATTTTTACCGTTACTTATGATCTTTGTGATCTTTTATTTTTTGCTAATTCGCCCTCAACAAAGGAAGATGAAAGAACAGCAAGCGATGTTGGGTGCAGTTCGTCGGGGCGATAAAGTTGTCACCAGTGGCGGGTTGATCGGTACTGTTTCTAAAGTTAACTCGGATACTGAAGTTTTACTCGAAATTGCAGAAAATGTTAAAGTTCGCGTTGTAAAATCCATGATTTCAGAAGTTTTATCAAAGACAGAAGCTGTTAATTCTGATGAAATGAAAGCAGTGGAGCCTAAAGCTACAGAGAAAAAGGCTTCGTCTAAAAAGACAACTAAGGCTAAAACTGTCGTTAAAAAGGATTAA
- the secD gene encoding protein translocase subunit SecD, which translates to MLYIARWKAALILLVCVLGVIFSVPNMLSEEQRSKLPAWMQNTFNLGLELQGGSHLQLEVDMKSVMKDYSENLLDEIRTTLRAEKIGYTSLTLAQDRKGVTFMLRDPSQVSVAKKALRKTTNELNSDFDSSGRVTISLTEEAIEKVQAKALEKSIEVIRRRVDESGTKEPLIQRQGTDRIILQLPGVDNPAEVKRLIGRTAKMEFRLVDHDAGTIQVDASGRPQGGVPLGSEILPETGHRGQDGYVVVKKQVAITGDRLIDAQFEFREAQPGVSISFDAVGAKKFAEITANNVNRQFAIILDGRVISHPNIKAPLLDGHAIISGGFAPKEAQELALLLRAGALPAALNVIEERTVGPSLGADSIQDGQRATLFAFLFVAVFMILNYSLFGAFADIALALNLILLFAALSLLGATLTLPGIAGIALTIGMAVDANVLIYERIKEELRHNMKPVMAIEAGYRKALMTILDSNITTLIGAAVLFEFGSGPIRGFAVTLALGIIISLFTALSLTRLIVIFWARRQRNLTSLPI; encoded by the coding sequence ATGTTATATATCGCACGTTGGAAGGCGGCACTTATTTTGCTAGTCTGTGTACTAGGGGTTATATTCTCAGTACCAAACATGCTGTCAGAAGAACAGCGCAGTAAATTGCCAGCTTGGATGCAGAATACATTTAATTTAGGGCTTGAACTTCAAGGGGGGTCCCACCTTCAACTCGAAGTTGATATGAAGTCAGTGATGAAAGATTATTCTGAAAATCTGTTGGATGAAATAAGAACAACTCTGCGTGCGGAAAAAATTGGTTATACTTCCCTAACTCTGGCTCAAGATCGTAAGGGCGTAACTTTTATGCTCCGTGATCCGAGTCAAGTTAGTGTCGCTAAAAAAGCACTTCGTAAAACGACCAATGAGCTTAATTCTGATTTTGATAGCTCTGGCCGAGTTACAATTTCCTTGACCGAGGAAGCAATTGAGAAAGTTCAGGCAAAGGCTCTCGAGAAATCCATCGAAGTTATCCGTCGCCGTGTCGATGAATCGGGAACAAAAGAACCCTTGATTCAACGTCAAGGCACAGATCGGATTATCTTGCAGCTTCCTGGTGTTGATAATCCAGCCGAGGTAAAACGCTTGATCGGAAGAACTGCAAAAATGGAATTCCGCTTGGTTGATCACGATGCGGGAACGATTCAAGTTGATGCATCCGGTCGCCCGCAAGGTGGGGTGCCCTTAGGATCGGAGATTTTGCCCGAAACAGGTCATCGTGGACAGGACGGATATGTGGTTGTTAAGAAACAAGTTGCTATTACGGGTGATCGTCTAATTGATGCACAATTTGAATTTCGTGAAGCTCAACCGGGGGTGTCCATTTCTTTTGACGCCGTGGGGGCCAAAAAATTTGCAGAAATCACGGCTAATAACGTCAATCGTCAGTTTGCAATTATCTTGGATGGCCGTGTTATCAGTCATCCTAATATTAAAGCTCCTCTACTAGATGGCCACGCTATCATTAGTGGTGGGTTTGCACCCAAGGAAGCTCAAGAATTAGCCTTGCTACTGCGAGCGGGCGCCTTACCGGCTGCTTTAAATGTTATTGAAGAAAGAACCGTTGGGCCAAGCCTGGGAGCGGACTCTATTCAAGACGGTCAACGGGCCACTCTGTTTGCATTCCTGTTTGTTGCAGTATTCATGATTCTGAACTATTCATTGTTCGGAGCCTTTGCCGATATCGCTTTAGCCCTTAACCTTATTCTTTTGTTTGCGGCTTTATCCTTACTCGGCGCGACCTTAACGTTGCCAGGTATTGCCGGTATTGCTTTGACAATTGGGATGGCTGTTGATGCGAACGTTCTGATTTATGAACGCATAAAGGAAGAATTGCGTCATAATATGAAACCTGTCATGGCTATTGAGGCGGGTTACCGTAAGGCCTTAATGACAATTTTAGATTCCAACATTACAACTCTAATTGGTGCTGCTGTATTGTTTGAATTTGGCTCGGGGCCGATTCGGGGATTCGCAGTGACTTTGGCATTGGGTATTATCATCTCATTGTTTACAGCATTATCATTGACCCGTCTGATTGTTATTTTCTGGGCGCGCCGTCAACGTAACTTAACATCCTTGCCAATATAA
- the secF gene encoding protein translocase subunit SecF: MAYLRLVPQNVNINFVGIRFITFLISTIVVLATVITMSTKGLNYGIDFEGGYIFEVRLKEEPNIPELRNKLASLNLGETAIQKFGADHDVLVRVERKVAEGADENASQQKVIDTVKGAIGVDQDYRRIETIGPKVGEELVHNSMKAVLLALAAMLIYIAVRFEWQFAVCGIIALIHDTVGILALFSIFPFEFNETAIIAILITAGYSINDTIVIFDRIRENLRKYKKMELGALINKSLNETLSRTVLTGATTLTSLLALYIWGGSVISSFSLPIIIGIMIGSFSSIFLASPLLLYLNIKRGEEVAVPTNSN; this comes from the coding sequence ATGGCTTATTTACGCTTAGTCCCCCAGAATGTTAACATTAACTTTGTTGGCATTCGCTTTATTACTTTCTTGATTTCAACGATTGTTGTTTTAGCAACGGTCATTACCATGAGCACAAAAGGATTAAATTACGGTATTGACTTTGAAGGCGGGTATATTTTTGAAGTTCGTCTTAAAGAAGAACCCAATATTCCTGAATTGCGCAATAAATTAGCAAGCTTAAATTTAGGCGAAACTGCCATTCAAAAATTTGGCGCTGATCACGATGTTTTAGTTCGTGTTGAACGCAAAGTTGCTGAGGGTGCTGATGAAAATGCATCTCAGCAAAAAGTTATTGATACCGTTAAGGGAGCCATCGGCGTTGATCAGGATTATCGCCGTATTGAAACAATTGGTCCAAAAGTTGGTGAAGAGCTTGTTCATAACAGTATGAAAGCCGTTCTATTAGCTTTGGCTGCCATGTTGATTTACATTGCAGTCCGATTTGAGTGGCAATTTGCAGTCTGCGGTATTATTGCGCTGATTCACGATACAGTTGGTATTTTGGCATTGTTTTCCATTTTCCCCTTTGAATTTAATGAAACAGCCATTATCGCAATTTTGATTACAGCTGGATATTCCATCAATGATACGATTGTGATTTTTGACAGAATCCGTGAAAATTTACGCAAGTACAAGAAAATGGAACTTGGAGCCCTTATTAATAAGAGTTTGAATGAGACTCTTTCTCGAACTGTATTAACTGGTGCGACAACCCTAACATCCCTGCTGGCTCTTTACATATGGGGTGGAAGTGTCATTTCAAGTTTTAGCTTACCGATCATTATTGGGATTATGATTGGGTCTTTTTCTTCCATTTTCCTTGCCTCTCCACTCTTGTTATACTTAAACATTAAGCGAGGGGAAGAGGTGGCAGTCCCGACAAACAGTAATTAA
- a CDS encoding cytochrome c oxidase assembly protein: protein MATSRNNLGIILAFVAIGMVGVAFASVPLYQMFCQATGFGGTTKRAVAPSTGVRDRVLTVRFNANIDKKLPWHFKPKQLQIKVRVGENAMAYYESYNYSAEPITGMAIYNVTPDKAGKYFSKIACFCFDEQRLMPHQRVDMPVLFYIDPEFADDPAMNDVQTITLSYTFYKFEQ, encoded by the coding sequence ATGGCGACTAGCCGTAATAATCTTGGTATTATATTGGCCTTTGTTGCGATTGGAATGGTAGGGGTGGCTTTTGCTTCTGTTCCTCTTTATCAGATGTTTTGTCAAGCAACAGGTTTTGGGGGGACCACTAAACGTGCCGTTGCGCCGTCAACCGGGGTTAGAGATCGTGTTCTGACTGTCCGATTTAATGCGAACATCGATAAAAAACTTCCCTGGCATTTTAAACCCAAACAGTTGCAAATTAAGGTTCGGGTGGGAGAAAATGCCATGGCCTATTACGAATCTTATAATTATTCAGCAGAGCCTATTACGGGGATGGCTATTTATAATGTCACGCCTGATAAAGCAGGAAAATATTTTTCTAAGATCGCTTGCTTTTGCTTTGATGAGCAACGACTGATGCCACATCAACGGGTTGATATGCCAGTATTGTTTTATATTGATCCAGAATTTGCTGATGATCCAGCTATGAATGATGTACAAACCATCACACTATCTTATACATTTTACAAATTCGAACAGTAG
- a CDS encoding extracellular solute-binding protein: MNKIFSLFLLLTTTVMAKPDYAISRFGQPKHTEAEKSMPYLNPLAPKGGRLRMANLGSFDSLNRFVVKGFPAEGLTMCYDTLMKRAADDPHSMYGLVAEKVDLAPNSSEMIFYLNPKAKFHDGHPIKAEDVKFSIDTLRDKGLPRYKKYYSKIKEIKVIGDYTIKLTFNPDEQGIYDKELPIIMGNLVVLPKHILEGKDFSSLTLEEIPGSGPYKIKSYELGRKIIFERVKDYWAADLPLVKGANNFDTISIEYFKSDHALRESLKAGEVDFYMEPDQKSWNTAYDFPAVKDSRVIKMEAEHKRPVAVRTIIFNMKKPIFEDRRVRKAIAMAFDFNQINKTQYHNAFKPMTSLFANTHFVPKGKPSAEELKLLAPFKDQLDAEISEDAIKIPEGDRRQILQKAGQLLTDAGWVIEKGIRVNKKTKQPLTFTFTVKDPRIEGLALEFQRNLKPLGIHMKVAKIDTTQYEKQSVEKTFDVILHTWANSLSPGIEQTYYFDPKMADQPGSSNYIGIKNDAIFSLAQKVANANSEPDLKTAVKALDRAVMGMYYMIPGVYDNVTCIAYWKARLDYPAIKEDVGTNVPEWWWAKS, translated from the coding sequence ATGAATAAAATTTTTTCTCTATTTTTACTATTGACGACAACAGTCATGGCAAAGCCAGACTATGCAATTTCTAGGTTTGGTCAGCCAAAACATACTGAGGCTGAAAAGTCTATGCCTTACCTTAATCCGTTGGCCCCTAAGGGAGGGCGCTTGCGTATGGCAAATTTGGGAAGCTTTGATTCCTTGAATCGATTTGTTGTAAAAGGATTTCCTGCCGAAGGTCTGACCATGTGTTATGATACATTGATGAAGCGTGCAGCTGACGACCCTCATAGTATGTATGGCCTGGTAGCTGAAAAGGTTGATCTTGCCCCCAATTCATCTGAGATGATTTTTTACCTAAATCCTAAAGCTAAATTCCATGATGGCCACCCTATTAAGGCAGAAGACGTTAAATTCTCTATTGACACTTTACGCGATAAGGGATTGCCGCGGTATAAAAAATATTATAGCAAAATCAAAGAGATAAAAGTTATTGGTGATTACACCATTAAGCTGACGTTTAACCCAGATGAGCAAGGAATATATGATAAAGAATTGCCCATTATTATGGGAAATCTGGTGGTTTTGCCGAAACACATACTTGAAGGTAAAGATTTTTCTAGCTTAACATTAGAAGAAATTCCAGGCTCTGGCCCCTATAAAATTAAAAGTTATGAATTAGGCCGTAAAATTATTTTCGAACGTGTGAAGGACTATTGGGCTGCAGATTTACCTTTGGTAAAAGGGGCGAACAACTTTGATACTATTAGTATAGAATATTTTAAAAGTGACCATGCCCTACGGGAATCTTTAAAAGCGGGCGAGGTTGATTTTTACATGGAGCCAGACCAAAAAAGCTGGAATACAGCTTATGATTTTCCTGCTGTCAAAGATAGTCGGGTGATAAAGATGGAGGCAGAGCATAAACGGCCTGTTGCTGTTCGAACGATCATTTTTAATATGAAAAAGCCGATTTTTGAAGACCGGCGTGTGCGGAAAGCCATTGCTATGGCATTTGATTTTAATCAAATTAATAAGACTCAATATCATAATGCCTTTAAACCGATGACGAGCCTTTTTGCTAACACCCATTTTGTTCCTAAGGGTAAGCCATCCGCCGAGGAACTGAAGCTTTTGGCTCCATTTAAGGATCAACTAGATGCTGAGATTTCTGAAGATGCTATTAAAATTCCTGAGGGAGATCGCCGGCAAATACTGCAAAAAGCAGGGCAGTTATTAACAGATGCAGGCTGGGTTATTGAAAAAGGAATTCGAGTTAATAAAAAAACAAAGCAACCGTTGACCTTTACTTTTACAGTTAAGGATCCACGTATTGAAGGGCTGGCTCTCGAATTTCAACGCAATCTTAAACCTCTGGGTATCCATATGAAAGTTGCAAAAATTGATACCACCCAGTATGAAAAGCAATCGGTTGAAAAGACTTTTGACGTAATCTTGCATACATGGGCCAATAGCTTGTCACCAGGGATTGAGCAGACTTATTATTTTGATCCTAAAATGGCTGATCAACCGGGTAGCTCTAATTATATAGGTATTAAAAATGACGCGATATTCAGCTTAGCACAAAAAGTAGCAAATGCGAACAGCGAACCTGATCTTAAAACAGCCGTCAAAGCTTTGGATCGCGCGGTCATGGGAATGTACTATATGATTCCTGGCGTGTACGATAATGTCACCTGTATTGCTTACTGGAAGGCTCGTCTAGATTATCCTGCCATTAAAGAGGATGTGGGAACGAATGTTCCAGAGTGGTGGTGGGCAAAATCATGA